In Longimicrobiales bacterium, a genomic segment contains:
- a CDS encoding molybdenum cofactor biosynthesis protein MoaE, whose translation MYTAITSDPISSESVLRHVGSDADGAVCLFIGVVRDHNEGRSVRGVHYSAYEGMADRVLAEIGAEAAARAGSDRVAVVHRTGELRVGEASVAIAVSSPHREQAFDACRYVIEQIKQRLPVWKQERYVGGDEAWLEGAVPEVAHD comes from the coding sequence ATGTACACGGCGATCACGTCCGACCCGATCTCGTCCGAGAGCGTGCTGCGCCACGTCGGCAGCGACGCGGACGGCGCGGTCTGTCTGTTCATCGGGGTGGTCCGCGACCACAACGAAGGGCGCAGCGTGCGCGGTGTCCACTACAGTGCCTACGAGGGGATGGCGGACAGAGTGCTGGCGGAGATCGGCGCGGAGGCTGCCGCTCGTGCCGGCAGCGACCGTGTCGCCGTGGTGCACCGCACGGGCGAGCTGCGCGTGGGCGAGGCGAGTGTTGCGATTGCGGTGTCATCGCCGCACCGGGAGCAGGCGTTCGACGCGTGCCGCTACGTGATCGAGCAGATCAAGCAGCGACTGCCGGTGTGGAAGCAGGAGCGCTACGTCGGTGGTGACGAAGCGTGGCTGGAAGGTGCAGTGCCGGAGGTGGCGCATGACTGA
- a CDS encoding MoaD/ThiS family protein yields the protein MRVRLLLFALYRELAGTGELELELPAEATAADAVDALRSRGSGCSRIPAQPVVAVNQVYASLSTRLSAGDELALLPPVAGG from the coding sequence ATGCGCGTACGCCTCCTTCTCTTCGCCCTCTACCGCGAGCTGGCCGGCACCGGCGAGCTGGAGCTCGAGCTGCCTGCCGAGGCCACGGCCGCGGATGCCGTCGACGCGCTCCGGTCACGCGGCAGCGGTTGCTCACGCATCCCGGCGCAGCCGGTCGTTGCTGTGAACCAGGTCTACGCATCGCTGAGCACGCGGCTCTCGGCGGGGGACGAGCTCGCGCTGCTGCCGCCCGTTGCGGGCGGGTGA
- a CDS encoding HU family DNA-binding protein → MTKADLVEQVAEAIGPGITKKDCALVVDGLLNAIKNAMADHEHIEIRGFGTFKVRKRRSRMARNPRTGDPVEVPARAVPIFKPSKDLRVQVSEGTHVPV, encoded by the coding sequence ATGACGAAAGCCGACCTCGTCGAGCAGGTAGCCGAGGCCATCGGCCCGGGGATCACCAAGAAGGATTGTGCACTGGTGGTGGACGGCCTGCTCAATGCCATCAAGAATGCGATGGCGGACCACGAGCACATCGAGATCCGCGGGTTCGGCACCTTCAAGGTGCGCAAGCGGCGCTCGCGGATGGCGCGCAACCCGCGCACGGGCGATCCCGTGGAGGTGCCGGCGCGGGCGGTGCCGATCTTCAAGCCGTCCAAGGATCTGCGCGTCCAGGTTTCGGAAGGGACGCACGTTCCCGTCTGA
- the sppA gene encoding signal peptide peptidase SppA, with translation MVLTGVILAIRGGDGLRLGDRIALIEIDGVIADDRDLLEQLEEYRDDASVKGFVVAINSPGGVVGPSQSIYRELRRLRDEGKPVIASIGGVGASGGYLVALAADSILVLPGTMTGSIGVIMELPNAAELMDRVGVQVEVVKSSEHKDIGSPFRPMGEGDRALLDTLIQDVYGQFVETVMEERGLSRGQVLAVADGRVISGRQAAALGLVDGIGNLTDAVAIAGRMAGLGSEPSLLRRKDDAPTLMDVLLARTPLGRLRELAPLGVGDATPSLKYVVPW, from the coding sequence ATGGTCCTGACTGGCGTCATCCTGGCGATACGGGGTGGCGACGGCCTGCGGCTGGGTGACCGGATCGCGCTGATCGAAATCGACGGTGTGATCGCCGACGACCGGGATCTGCTGGAACAGCTCGAGGAGTATCGCGACGACGCGAGTGTCAAGGGGTTCGTGGTTGCGATCAACTCTCCAGGCGGCGTGGTCGGCCCCTCGCAGAGCATCTACCGCGAGCTGCGGCGCCTGCGTGACGAGGGGAAGCCGGTCATCGCGTCGATCGGCGGTGTCGGAGCGTCGGGGGGCTACCTGGTGGCGCTGGCGGCGGATTCGATCCTGGTTCTGCCCGGCACGATGACGGGGTCGATCGGCGTGATCATGGAGTTGCCGAACGCCGCGGAGCTGATGGACAGAGTGGGGGTGCAGGTGGAGGTGGTGAAGAGCTCCGAGCACAAGGACATCGGCTCGCCGTTCCGCCCGATGGGGGAGGGCGACCGGGCACTGCTCGACACACTGATCCAGGATGTCTACGGGCAGTTCGTGGAAACGGTGATGGAGGAGCGCGGTCTTTCGCGCGGGCAGGTGCTCGCGGTCGCCGACGGCCGGGTGATCTCGGGGCGGCAGGCGGCTGCACTGGGGCTGGTCGACGGGATCGGCAACCTGACGGATGCGGTGGCCATCGCCGGCCGCATGGCCGGGCTCGGTTCTGAGCCGTCGCTGCTGCGCAGGAAAGACGACGCGCCGACGCTGATGGATGTGCTGCTCGCGCGCACGCCGCTCGGCCGGCTGCGCGAGCTCGCCCCGCTGGGTGTCGGCGACGCCACACCCTCTCTCAAGTACGTCGTGCCGTGGTGA
- the carA gene encoding glutamine-hydrolyzing carbamoyl-phosphate synthase small subunit, which translates to MRTPGYLLLEDGRRFDGDLMGAQTTSLGEAVFNTSMTGYQEVLTDPSYAGQIVTMTYPLIGNYGVNQEDEESRAVQVAGFIVREVAEAWSNWRGTRSLDDYLGAAGVVGLTGVDTRALTIHLRSAGAMRAGIAPASVDESDLREKILAHPRMEGLDLTCGVSTPEPYEIAAQGPERFHVLAYDLGVKRNSLELLADRGARVTTLPSGTPPEAVLEMEPDGFFVSNGPGDPDAVGQALDTIRRLAERGVPVFGICLGHQLIARAYGGQTYKLLYGHRAGNHPVRRLSDGAIEITAQNHGFAVRREGDDGVQGAPALRMTHLNLNDQTMEGLEHRELPVFSVQYHPEAAPGPHDSLYLFDQFAEAMARRKGKRG; encoded by the coding sequence TTGCGCACACCTGGATACCTGCTGCTGGAAGACGGGCGCCGCTTCGACGGTGACCTGATGGGCGCCCAGACGACATCGCTCGGCGAAGCGGTGTTCAACACATCGATGACGGGCTACCAGGAAGTACTCACCGACCCGTCGTACGCCGGGCAGATCGTCACGATGACCTACCCGCTCATCGGCAATTACGGTGTGAACCAGGAGGACGAGGAGTCGCGCGCCGTCCAGGTCGCCGGCTTCATCGTGCGCGAGGTGGCGGAGGCCTGGAGCAACTGGCGCGGCACCCGCTCACTCGATGATTACCTGGGCGCCGCCGGCGTCGTGGGTCTCACCGGCGTCGACACACGGGCGCTCACCATCCACCTGCGCAGCGCCGGTGCGATGCGCGCCGGCATTGCGCCGGCCAGCGTGGATGAGTCGGACCTGCGCGAAAAGATCCTCGCGCACCCGCGCATGGAAGGACTCGATCTCACCTGCGGCGTGTCTACGCCCGAGCCCTACGAGATTGCCGCACAGGGTCCCGAGCGGTTTCACGTCCTCGCCTACGACCTCGGTGTGAAGCGGAACTCGCTGGAGCTGCTTGCGGACCGCGGCGCGCGCGTCACGACCCTGCCGTCGGGAACGCCCCCGGAAGCCGTGCTCGAGATGGAGCCGGACGGCTTCTTCGTCTCCAACGGGCCAGGGGACCCGGACGCCGTCGGCCAGGCGCTGGACACCATCCGCCGGCTTGCCGAGCGGGGTGTCCCGGTGTTCGGCATCTGCCTCGGCCATCAGCTCATCGCCCGCGCCTACGGCGGCCAGACGTACAAGCTGCTGTACGGCCACCGCGCCGGGAATCATCCCGTTCGCCGGCTCAGCGACGGGGCGATCGAGATCACGGCGCAGAACCACGGCTTCGCCGTACGGCGTGAGGGCGACGACGGGGTGCAGGGCGCGCCTGCACTGCGCATGACCCACCTCAACCTCAACGACCAGACGATGGAAGGGCTGGAGCACCGGGAGCTGCCGGTCTTCAGTGTCCAGTACCACCCCGAGGCTGCTCCTGGCCCGCACGATTCGCTGTACCTGTTCGATCAGTTCGCCGAGGCCATGGCGCGTCGGAAGGGGAAGCGGGGGTAG
- a CDS encoding ribonuclease H has product MRSSLPFRMQTVFIYADESCLGNQFVDRDNPGGAAGLVEFWTGERWERRDYWLSEPGTTNNRMALRSAIAGLESLRRPWHVTFTSDSQYLVRGMREWVHGWKRRNWTRKAGPIENLELWQQLDRVARPHTIEWEWVRGHAGHPQNEYANVLAIRAAREQSSSDGLVPSRFEEWLEEQRSKRQKYFDFFEHAAPQG; this is encoded by the coding sequence GTGCGGTCGTCACTACCTTTCCGCATGCAGACCGTCTTCATCTACGCCGACGAATCGTGCCTCGGAAACCAGTTCGTCGACCGCGACAACCCCGGTGGGGCCGCCGGTCTCGTCGAGTTCTGGACGGGTGAGCGCTGGGAGCGGCGAGACTACTGGTTGAGCGAGCCCGGCACCACCAACAACCGGATGGCGCTGCGCAGCGCAATTGCCGGCCTGGAGTCACTCCGGCGTCCCTGGCATGTCACGTTCACCTCCGATTCCCAGTACCTGGTGCGCGGCATGCGCGAATGGGTGCACGGCTGGAAGCGACGCAACTGGACGCGCAAGGCCGGTCCCATCGAGAACCTCGAGCTGTGGCAGCAGCTCGACCGCGTCGCGCGCCCGCACACGATCGAGTGGGAGTGGGTGCGCGGTCACGCCGGCCATCCACAGAACGAATACGCCAACGTGCTCGCGATCCGCGCCGCCAGGGAGCAGAGCAGCTCCGACGGCCTCGTTCCGTCCCGCTTCGAGGAGTGGCTGGAGGAGCAGCGCAGCAAGCGTCAGAAATACTTCGATTTCTTCGAGCACGCGGCGCCGCAGGGCTGA